The Sporomusa termitida genome has a window encoding:
- the rplK gene encoding 50S ribosomal protein L11 has product MAKKVVKLVKLQVPAGKATPAPPVGPALGQAGVNIMAFVKEFNERTAKQAGLIIPVEITVFEDRSFTFITKTPPAAILLKKAAGIETASGEPNTKKVAKVKRDKVREIAESKMQDLNAASVEAAVRMIEGTARSMGIDVVD; this is encoded by the coding sequence ATGGCTAAAAAGGTTGTAAAGCTTGTAAAACTGCAAGTTCCCGCAGGTAAAGCTACTCCGGCTCCTCCTGTAGGTCCGGCTCTTGGTCAGGCTGGCGTCAATATCATGGCTTTTGTTAAGGAGTTTAACGAAAGAACGGCCAAACAAGCGGGTCTTATTATTCCGGTCGAAATTACGGTATTTGAAGATAGATCATTTACCTTTATCACCAAGACTCCACCTGCCGCTATTCTTTTGAAAAAAGCTGCCGGTATTGAAACTGCTTCCGGCGAACCTAACACAAAGAAGGTTGCTAAAGTTAAGCGGGATAAGGTGCGGGAAATCGCCGAATCTAAAATGCAAGACCTCAATGCTGCCAGCGTAGAAGCTGCTGTGCGGATGATTGAAGGAACTGCCCGCAGTATGGGCATTGACGTCGTCGATTAA
- the rplA gene encoding 50S ribosomal protein L1 produces MPKHGKKYIEAAKLVDLDKLYDPDEAVELVKKTASAKFDQTVEVAVKLGVDPKHADQQVRGAVVLPHGTGKTKRVLVFAKGEKAKEAEAAGAEFVGAEDMVEKIQGGWADFDVAVATPDMMGMVGRLGKILGPRGLMPNPKVGTVTLDVTRAINEIKAGKIEYRTDKAGNIHAPIGKVSFDSEKLLKNFYTLIDTLIKVKPSAAKGQYMRNISLSSTMGPGVKVNPLKAPGKKE; encoded by the coding sequence ATGCCTAAACATGGCAAGAAGTATATCGAAGCTGCTAAACTTGTCGATTTAGATAAGTTATATGACCCTGATGAAGCAGTAGAACTGGTAAAAAAGACTGCAAGTGCTAAGTTTGACCAAACTGTAGAAGTTGCGGTTAAACTGGGCGTTGACCCGAAACATGCAGATCAGCAGGTTCGCGGTGCTGTTGTGCTTCCTCACGGCACCGGTAAAACCAAACGGGTGCTGGTATTCGCCAAAGGGGAAAAGGCCAAAGAAGCTGAGGCCGCCGGTGCAGAATTCGTCGGTGCTGAAGATATGGTGGAAAAAATTCAGGGTGGCTGGGCTGATTTTGATGTAGCGGTGGCTACACCTGATATGATGGGTATGGTGGGGCGCCTGGGTAAGATTCTCGGACCCCGGGGCTTAATGCCTAATCCCAAAGTTGGTACTGTTACTCTTGATGTAACCCGTGCCATTAATGAAATTAAAGCCGGTAAGATTGAATACCGTACCGATAAAGCCGGTAATATCCATGCTCCTATCGGCAAAGTTTCTTTTGACAGTGAAAAACTGCTTAAGAATTTTTATACACTGATTGATACCTTGATTAAGGTTAAGCCATCTGCTGCCAAAGGCCAGTATATGCGCAATATTTCCTTAAGCTCAACTATGGGCCCTGGTGTCAAAGTTAATCCGCTCAAAGCACCCGGCAAAAAAGAGTAA
- the rplJ gene encoding 50S ribosomal protein L10: MAITQEKQQSVADLKAKLSITKGAVLTNYRGLTVAQDTKLRRKLREAGVEYRVFKNTLTRIAAKEAGIEGLDPYLEGPTAIAMSATDPVAPAKVISDFVKENKLQTLEVKAGLVEGKVIDANGVKALSNLPAREVLIAQVLAGMQAPIAGFVNVLSGTVRNLVYALDAVRQQKESA, from the coding sequence ATGGCTATCACACAAGAAAAACAACAGTCGGTTGCTGATCTGAAAGCAAAGCTCAGTATTACCAAAGGTGCCGTTCTGACCAATTACCGCGGCTTAACTGTGGCTCAGGATACCAAACTGCGTCGCAAGCTGCGTGAAGCAGGTGTTGAATACCGGGTGTTTAAGAATACCCTGACACGCATTGCTGCCAAAGAAGCTGGTATTGAAGGCCTTGATCCTTATCTGGAAGGACCGACCGCCATTGCCATGTCTGCGACTGATCCTGTGGCTCCGGCCAAGGTTATTTCTGATTTTGTCAAGGAAAACAAACTGCAGACGCTGGAAGTAAAAGCTGGTTTGGTAGAAGGCAAGGTAATTGACGCTAATGGCGTTAAAGCCCTGTCCAACCTGCCCGCGCGCGAAGTGCTTATTGCTCAGGTTCTAGCGGGAATGCAGGCTCCTATCGCCGGTTTTGTCAATGTGCTTTCCGGCACTGTGCGCAATCTGGTGTATGCGCTTGACGCTGTTCGTCAACAAAAAGAATCAGCGTAA
- the rplL gene encoding 50S ribosomal protein L7/L12: MTKEQIMEAIEQMTVLELSELVKALEEKFGVSAAAPAAAAAPAAAAAPVAEEQTEFDVILTNAGAGKINVIKVVREVTGLGLKEAKDMVDSAPKAIKEKISKADAEALKAKLVEAGATVEVK; this comes from the coding sequence ATGACTAAAGAACAAATTATGGAAGCCATTGAGCAAATGACTGTGCTCGAACTTTCCGAACTGGTAAAAGCTCTGGAAGAAAAATTCGGTGTTTCTGCCGCTGCTCCTGCTGCCGCTGCTGCTCCTGCTGCCGCTGCCGCCCCTGTTGCTGAAGAACAAACCGAGTTTGACGTAATTTTGACCAACGCCGGCGCAGGCAAAATTAATGTTATTAAGGTTGTGCGCGAAGTTACCGGTCTTGGCCTCAAAGAAGCTAAAGATATGGTTGACAGTGCACCTAAAGCAATCAAAGAAAAAATCTCCAAAGCGGATGCCGAAGCTCTTAAAGCTAAACTTGTTGAAGCTGGCGCAACTGTAGAAGTTAAATAA
- the rpoB gene encoding DNA-directed RNA polymerase subunit beta yields the protein MFNPVPVGKRFRYSYAKIEEVLDMPNLIEIQKNSYNWFLKEGLQEIFRDISPIQDFTGNLILSFENFTLGEPKYDVEECKERDVTFAAPLRVSVRLYNKETQEIKEQEVFMGDFPLMTDNGTFIINGAERVIVSQLVRSPGVYYGESIDTTGKKLYNATVIPNRGAWLELETDPNDVVSVRVDRTRKLPVTVLIRSLGFVSNGVISELFNDDVRIRATLERDNTDSREEALVEIYKRLRPGEPPTVENAAQLLESLFFDSKRYDLATVGRYKLGKKLGWRRRLLGKILGQPLVDKETGEIVVEENTVLDEAVLDRIAAAKVFVGEGKHEAWIKQKDGTPVKLVLNSVLPFTHRTITREDIIAAISYLLNLMDGHGTTDDIDHLGNRRLRSVGELLQNQFRIGLARMERVVKERMTIQDIDVITPQALINIRPVVAAIKEFFGSSQLSQFMDQTNPLAELTHKRRLSALGPGGLSRERAGFEVRDVHHSHYGRMCPIETPEGPNIGLIGSLSTFGRINEFGFIETPYRKVNKLEHRVTDDVVYLTADEEDEMIIAQANEPLDEQGRFKEPRVTCRYKHEILVVPAEKVDYMDVSPKQVVSIATAMIPFLENDDANRALMGANMQRQAVPLLKTQAPLIGTGMEYKAARDSGVVILAKNAGVVEKVTATEIHIRTEKGGLDTYKLLKYLRSNQGTCINQRPIVYKGEQIVKGQVLADGPSTDKGELALGYNVLVAFMPWEGYNYEDAILLSQDLVKEDVFTSIHIEEYECDARDTKLGPEEITRDIPNVAEDVLRDLDDRGIIRVGAEVRPGDILVGKVTPKGETELTAEERLLRAIFGEKAREVRDTSLRVPHGEAGKIVDVKVFTRENGDELPPGVNQLVRCYIAQKRKISEGDKMAGRHGNKGVVSRIMPKEDMPFLPDGTPVQIVLNPLGVPSRMNIGQVLETHLGRAAAAIGMQVKMGDPTLVERLKEINYDVEKHGMPQPDRAGIHLATPVFDGATETEVIRTLTAAGLSEDGKTDLYDGRTGEPFDNRVTVGFVYMLKLAHLVDDKIHARSTGPYSLVTQQPLGGKAQFGGQRFGEMEVWALEAYGAAYTLQELLTVKSDDVVGRVKTYEAIVKGENVPEPGVPESFKVLIKELQSIGLDVKILTEDAQEIMIRESDEDINETAKELELNIGDDVPKAPVERKKADFESGVVDELEATDDIEPLEEELDIIAEIGEMEPDIAQQADEDEFDFQPQKSSAKKLKENAKKSDPRELMEDIIEDEDLD from the coding sequence ATGTTTAATCCTGTTCCGGTGGGCAAAAGGTTCAGGTATAGTTATGCCAAAATTGAAGAAGTACTGGACATGCCCAACCTTATAGAAATTCAGAAGAATTCTTACAACTGGTTTCTTAAGGAAGGTTTGCAGGAGATATTCCGTGATATCTCTCCAATTCAAGACTTCACCGGCAACCTGATTCTGTCCTTTGAAAACTTTACACTGGGCGAACCTAAATATGATGTCGAAGAGTGCAAAGAACGTGATGTTACCTTTGCCGCTCCGCTTCGCGTCAGCGTCCGGCTGTACAACAAAGAAACACAGGAGATAAAAGAGCAGGAAGTGTTTATGGGCGATTTTCCGCTCATGACTGACAATGGCACATTTATTATTAATGGCGCTGAACGGGTTATTGTCAGCCAGCTTGTACGCTCACCAGGCGTATACTATGGCGAGTCGATTGATACGACTGGTAAAAAGCTTTATAATGCTACCGTTATTCCTAATCGTGGCGCATGGCTGGAACTTGAGACTGATCCCAATGATGTTGTGTCAGTCAGGGTTGACCGTACCCGTAAGCTGCCAGTCACTGTTCTTATCCGATCATTAGGTTTCGTTTCGAACGGTGTTATTTCCGAACTGTTTAATGATGATGTACGCATCCGGGCAACGCTGGAACGGGATAACACTGACTCGCGGGAAGAAGCTCTCGTCGAGATTTATAAGCGGCTGCGTCCGGGCGAACCGCCAACCGTTGAAAATGCAGCCCAGCTTCTGGAATCGCTGTTTTTTGATTCTAAGCGTTATGATCTGGCTACTGTTGGCCGCTATAAGCTTGGGAAAAAATTAGGCTGGCGCCGGCGACTGCTGGGTAAAATACTCGGTCAACCACTTGTTGATAAAGAAACCGGTGAGATCGTCGTTGAAGAAAATACGGTGCTGGACGAAGCTGTACTTGACCGCATTGCTGCTGCCAAGGTTTTTGTGGGTGAAGGTAAACATGAGGCCTGGATTAAGCAGAAAGACGGTACGCCCGTTAAACTGGTGCTTAACTCGGTGCTGCCATTTACACACCGGACGATTACCAGGGAAGATATTATCGCTGCAATCAGCTACCTGCTTAACTTAATGGACGGTCACGGTACCACGGATGATATTGACCATTTAGGTAACCGGCGGCTCCGTTCGGTTGGTGAACTCCTGCAGAACCAGTTCCGGATCGGCCTGGCCCGGATGGAACGGGTTGTCAAGGAACGGATGACGATTCAGGATATTGATGTAATTACGCCGCAGGCACTCATCAACATCAGACCGGTGGTCGCCGCAATAAAAGAGTTTTTTGGTTCCAGCCAGCTGTCACAATTTATGGATCAGACCAATCCCCTGGCTGAACTTACGCATAAACGGCGTCTAAGCGCCCTGGGACCTGGTGGCCTTAGCCGGGAACGTGCCGGTTTTGAAGTCCGGGACGTTCACCATTCCCACTATGGCCGGATGTGCCCGATTGAAACACCGGAGGGTCCCAACATCGGCCTTATCGGCTCATTGTCTACTTTTGGCAGAATTAATGAATTTGGCTTTATCGAGACACCGTACCGTAAAGTCAATAAGCTGGAACACCGGGTAACTGACGATGTAGTATATCTGACGGCTGATGAAGAAGATGAAATGATTATCGCCCAGGCCAATGAGCCGCTTGATGAACAGGGCAGATTCAAAGAACCGCGCGTTACCTGCCGTTACAAGCATGAAATCCTGGTAGTACCGGCGGAAAAAGTCGACTATATGGACGTTTCTCCCAAGCAGGTTGTTTCGATTGCTACCGCCATGATTCCTTTCCTGGAAAACGATGACGCCAACAGGGCTCTGATGGGGGCCAATATGCAGCGGCAGGCTGTACCGCTGCTAAAAACGCAGGCACCGCTTATTGGTACCGGTATGGAATACAAGGCCGCCCGTGATTCCGGTGTTGTAATTCTGGCGAAAAACGCGGGCGTTGTGGAGAAAGTCACCGCCACAGAGATTCATATTCGTACGGAAAAAGGCGGACTTGATACCTATAAACTGCTTAAATACCTGCGTTCTAACCAAGGTACCTGCATTAATCAACGGCCGATTGTGTACAAAGGGGAACAAATCGTTAAAGGGCAGGTGCTTGCTGACGGACCGTCGACAGATAAAGGTGAGCTGGCATTAGGCTATAACGTGCTGGTCGCCTTTATGCCCTGGGAGGGCTACAATTACGAGGACGCCATTCTCTTGAGCCAGGACCTGGTTAAGGAAGATGTCTTTACCTCTATACATATTGAAGAATATGAATGCGATGCCCGCGATACCAAGCTGGGACCTGAGGAAATTACCCGCGATATTCCCAACGTGGCCGAGGATGTGTTACGGGACCTTGATGACCGTGGCATTATCCGCGTTGGTGCCGAAGTACGGCCTGGTGATATCCTGGTTGGTAAAGTAACGCCAAAAGGAGAAACAGAGCTGACCGCTGAAGAGCGTCTCCTCCGGGCTATCTTTGGCGAAAAAGCCAGAGAGGTCCGTGATACCTCGCTCCGTGTACCACATGGTGAAGCCGGTAAGATTGTTGACGTAAAAGTCTTTACCCGGGAAAACGGTGATGAATTACCGCCAGGCGTGAATCAGCTGGTGCGCTGCTATATCGCCCAGAAACGTAAAATATCCGAAGGCGATAAAATGGCCGGCCGTCATGGGAACAAAGGGGTAGTTTCCCGGATTATGCCTAAAGAAGATATGCCCTTTCTGCCTGACGGCACACCGGTGCAAATCGTCTTGAACCCTCTGGGCGTACCATCCCGTATGAATATCGGCCAGGTCCTTGAGACGCATCTGGGCCGTGCCGCCGCCGCCATTGGGATGCAGGTGAAGATGGGCGATCCGACCCTGGTTGAGCGTCTGAAAGAAATCAATTACGATGTGGAAAAGCACGGTATGCCGCAGCCTGACCGGGCCGGGATTCACCTGGCAACACCGGTCTTCGACGGGGCGACAGAAACCGAGGTTATCCGGACACTTACAGCAGCCGGTTTGTCGGAGGATGGCAAAACCGACCTTTATGACGGCAGGACCGGTGAACCTTTCGACAATCGTGTAACTGTGGGCTTTGTGTATATGCTCAAATTAGCTCACTTGGTTGATGATAAGATTCATGCCCGGTCCACAGGACCATACTCGCTTGTTACCCAGCAGCCGCTTGGCGGTAAAGCCCAGTTTGGCGGCCAGCGTTTCGGCGAGATGGAGGTTTGGGCCCTGGAAGCATACGGTGCTGCCTACACCCTGCAGGAACTGTTAACAGTTAAATCTGACGATGTTGTCGGCCGTGTGAAAACCTATGAAGCCATCGTTAAGGGTGAAAACGTACCAGAACCGGGAGTGCCGGAGTCTTTTAAAGTATTGATAAAAGAACTTCAGAGTATTGGCCTTGATGTTAAGATCCTGACCGAGGATGCCCAGGAAATAATGATTCGCGAGTCAGATGAAGACATCAACGAAACAGCTAAGGAGTTAGAGCTGAATATTGGCGACGACGTGCCCAAAGCTCCTGTTGAACGCAAAAAAGCGGACTTTGAGAGTGGTGTGGTTGACGAACTCGAAGCCACTGATGATATTGAGCCACTGGAAGAAGAACTTGACATTATTGCAGAAATCGGTGAAATGGAACCAGATATTGCTCAGCAGGCAGATGAAGATGAATTTGATTTCCAGCCTCAAAAGAGCAGTGCGAAGAAGCTCAAAGAAAATGCTAAAAAGTCTGATCCCCGTGAACTTATGGAAGACATCATAGAAGATGAGGATTTGGACTAG
- the rpoC gene encoding DNA-directed RNA polymerase subunit beta': MLDVNNFDSMRIGLASPEQIRKWSHGEVRKPETINYRTLKPEREGLFCEKIFGPTRDWECHCGKYKRIRYKGIICDRCGVEVTRSKVRRDRMGHIELAAPVSHIWYFKGIPSRMGLILDISPRSLEKVLYFASYIVLDPGDTPLMKKQLLNENEYREHRDKYGSAFKVGMGAEAIKKLLEELDLEKMSRELRQELKEVSGQRKIRAIRRLEVAEAFRKSGNNPAWMIMDVTPVIPPELRPMVQLDGGRFATSDLNDLYRRVINRNNRLKRLLDLGAPDIIVRNEKRMLQEAVDALIDNGRRGRPVTGPGNRPLKSLSDMLKGKQGRFRQNLLGKRVDYSGRSVIVVGPELKLHQCGLPKEMALELFKPFVMKKLVNAGHAHNIKSAKRMVERVRPEVWDVLEEVIKEHPVLLNRAPTLHRLGIQAFEPVLSEGRAIKIHPLVCTAYNADFDGDQMAVHVPLSAEAQAEARMLMLSAHNILSTKDGRPVATPTQDMVLGAYYLTIEKDPVDGQLKTFANMNEALLAYHHKTLGLHEKIKMRIAGYGLVHTSVGRMIFNEVLPHELRHYEQRGEEWHLGKLMDKKQLGKLVADSYRIFGNAKTAMVLDAVKRLGFSFACRAGITIAISDIKIPSEKKEILRTAEDKVNTIDKQYRRGLITDDERYKKTIDLWTKATDDVTAAMMATLDRFNPVYMMANSGARGNIQQIRQLAGMRGLMADPSGRIIDLPIKANFREGLTVLEYFISTHGARKGLADTALRTADSGYLTRRLVDVAQDVIVREEDCDIVGLNLVRERARLAQSSAGAIDMLKDTLLTRVLAQEVLNPKTADILLPQGTVLNEDNLRLIGECGVPEIMIQGQTDETEEDVGRSAAAETIALGAPEAKVRAALKEAMIREMLGKNTTEAIVTSDGVVLVPAETTFTEEHIEAVLASSVKEVKVRNNNIRGIEVEAIKEGSGVIESLKDRIVGRMSAEDIVNPATGEPIVKISDLITEELADEIVKVREKVSIRSVLTCRSRYGVCINCYGRNLGTSHMVDVGEAVGIIAAQSIGEPGTQLTMRTFHTGGVAGDDITQGLPRVEELFEARKPKRQAIITEVDGRIEVKEIKGMRRVTVFPADASLGEERVYQVPYGARLIVSDGQNVEAGDRLTEGAVNPHDILRVSGLKATQRYLVYEVQKVYKSQGVEINDKHIEVMVRQMMHKVKVEEAGDTDVLPGEYIDLNTFEEENAKAIEAGGEPAIARPILLGITKASLATDSFLSAASFQETTRVLTEAAIKGKVDPLLGLKENVIIGKLIPAGTGMSRYRNVRLKQPAALLEHEELAGE; the protein is encoded by the coding sequence TTGTTGGATGTAAATAACTTTGATTCGATGCGTATTGGTCTGGCGTCACCGGAGCAGATCCGCAAGTGGTCGCATGGCGAAGTAAGAAAACCTGAAACAATCAACTACCGTACCTTGAAGCCGGAGCGCGAAGGTCTGTTCTGTGAAAAGATTTTTGGGCCAACTAGGGACTGGGAGTGTCACTGCGGTAAATATAAGCGGATTCGTTATAAAGGCATCATCTGCGACCGGTGCGGCGTTGAAGTAACCCGCTCCAAGGTCCGGCGGGACCGGATGGGCCATATCGAACTGGCAGCACCTGTCTCCCATATCTGGTATTTTAAGGGTATACCCAGCCGGATGGGGCTTATTCTGGATATCTCCCCGCGTTCGCTGGAAAAAGTATTATATTTTGCCTCCTATATTGTGCTGGATCCTGGTGACACGCCGCTCATGAAGAAACAGCTTTTGAACGAGAACGAGTATCGTGAGCATCGGGATAAATACGGCAGTGCCTTTAAAGTAGGCATGGGCGCCGAAGCCATTAAAAAGCTGTTGGAAGAGCTTGATTTGGAAAAAATGAGCCGCGAACTCCGGCAAGAGTTAAAAGAAGTAAGCGGTCAGAGAAAAATACGGGCAATTCGACGGCTGGAGGTGGCCGAGGCATTCCGTAAGTCCGGCAATAATCCTGCCTGGATGATTATGGATGTCACGCCGGTTATCCCGCCGGAATTACGGCCAATGGTACAGCTTGACGGCGGCCGCTTTGCCACCTCGGACTTAAACGATTTGTACCGGCGAGTAATCAACCGCAATAACCGTTTGAAACGCCTCTTGGACTTAGGGGCGCCGGATATCATCGTCCGCAATGAAAAACGGATGCTGCAGGAAGCGGTGGATGCACTCATCGATAATGGCCGCCGTGGCCGTCCGGTCACCGGCCCAGGCAACCGGCCCCTAAAATCATTGAGCGATATGCTTAAGGGTAAACAGGGACGCTTCCGTCAGAATTTGTTGGGCAAACGGGTAGACTACTCTGGCCGTTCGGTTATCGTTGTCGGTCCGGAACTTAAGCTGCACCAATGCGGTTTGCCGAAAGAGATGGCCCTGGAGCTATTCAAACCTTTTGTCATGAAAAAGCTGGTCAATGCTGGCCATGCGCATAATATAAAAAGTGCCAAACGGATGGTTGAGAGGGTTCGTCCCGAGGTTTGGGACGTTCTGGAAGAGGTTATCAAAGAGCATCCGGTACTTTTAAACCGGGCACCAACTTTGCACCGGCTGGGGATTCAGGCCTTTGAACCTGTGTTGTCAGAGGGCCGGGCTATTAAAATCCATCCATTAGTATGTACTGCCTACAATGCGGATTTTGACGGCGACCAAATGGCAGTACACGTGCCTTTATCGGCAGAGGCTCAGGCGGAAGCCCGCATGCTCATGCTCTCAGCGCATAATATTTTATCCACCAAAGACGGCCGGCCGGTAGCCACCCCTACCCAGGACATGGTATTGGGTGCTTATTATCTGACCATTGAAAAAGACCCTGTAGATGGTCAGCTTAAGACCTTTGCCAATATGAATGAGGCTTTGCTGGCTTATCATCATAAGACATTAGGCTTGCATGAGAAAATTAAAATGCGCATTGCTGGTTATGGGCTGGTCCATACCTCGGTCGGCCGGATGATATTTAATGAAGTATTGCCACACGAGCTCAGGCATTATGAGCAACGGGGCGAAGAATGGCATCTCGGTAAACTGATGGATAAAAAGCAGCTGGGTAAGCTTGTAGCTGACTCCTACCGGATTTTTGGTAATGCCAAAACGGCAATGGTGCTGGATGCTGTTAAGCGTCTGGGTTTCTCGTTTGCCTGTCGCGCCGGCATCACAATTGCTATTTCCGACATTAAGATCCCGAGCGAAAAGAAAGAAATTCTAAGAACTGCCGAAGACAAGGTTAATACCATTGATAAACAGTATCGCCGTGGTCTGATTACTGATGATGAACGCTACAAAAAGACGATTGACCTGTGGACTAAAGCCACTGATGACGTTACTGCCGCCATGATGGCTACCTTAGACCGGTTTAACCCTGTCTATATGATGGCTAACTCCGGCGCCCGCGGTAACATCCAGCAGATCCGTCAGCTGGCAGGTATGCGCGGCCTTATGGCCGATCCGTCCGGACGAATTATTGACCTGCCTATTAAAGCTAATTTCCGCGAAGGCTTAACAGTACTGGAGTACTTTATCTCAACCCATGGTGCGCGCAAAGGTCTGGCTGATACTGCACTGCGGACAGCCGACTCCGGTTATCTTACCCGGCGCTTGGTTGACGTAGCCCAGGATGTTATCGTTCGCGAAGAAGACTGTGACATTGTTGGTCTTAACCTGGTGCGTGAGCGGGCACGGCTGGCCCAGTCCAGTGCCGGTGCCATTGATATGCTTAAAGATACACTCCTTACCCGGGTGCTGGCGCAGGAGGTACTTAATCCTAAAACGGCTGATATATTGCTGCCGCAAGGGACTGTGCTGAATGAGGATAACCTGCGGTTAATCGGTGAATGCGGCGTACCTGAAATTATGATTCAGGGGCAGACCGATGAAACCGAAGAAGATGTCGGCCGTTCTGCCGCCGCCGAGACCATTGCCCTTGGCGCCCCTGAAGCAAAAGTACGGGCGGCTCTGAAAGAGGCCATGATCCGGGAAATGCTGGGTAAAAATACAACGGAAGCGATCGTAACCAGTGATGGCGTAGTATTGGTCCCGGCCGAAACAACATTTACCGAGGAGCATATTGAGGCTGTACTGGCCAGCTCCGTAAAAGAAGTTAAAGTTCGCAATAATAACATCAGAGGCATTGAGGTTGAGGCCATCAAAGAAGGCTCTGGTGTTATTGAGTCGCTTAAGGACCGGATTGTCGGTAGAATGTCGGCTGAGGATATTGTGAATCCGGCAACCGGTGAACCGATTGTTAAGATTAGTGACTTAATTACTGAAGAACTGGCTGACGAGATAGTTAAAGTGCGGGAAAAAGTATCCATTCGATCAGTACTTACCTGCCGCTCACGGTATGGGGTATGTATTAACTGCTATGGCCGCAACCTGGGAACAAGTCATATGGTTGACGTTGGTGAGGCTGTTGGCATTATTGCTGCCCAGTCCATCGGTGAACCAGGTACCCAGCTGACAATGAGAACCTTCCATACCGGCGGTGTCGCCGGTGACGATATTACCCAGGGTTTACCGCGGGTAGAAGAGTTATTTGAAGCCCGTAAACCCAAACGCCAGGCCATTATCACCGAGGTTGACGGCCGGATCGAAGTCAAAGAAATTAAAGGTATGCGACGGGTAACTGTTTTCCCGGCCGACGCCTCCTTGGGCGAAGAACGTGTATACCAGGTACCTTACGGCGCCAGACTTATTGTCAGCGACGGGCAAAACGTGGAAGCCGGCGACCGCCTGACCGAAGGCGCGGTAAACCCCCATGATATTCTGCGGGTCAGCGGTTTAAAAGCTACTCAGCGCTATCTTGTTTATGAGGTCCAAAAAGTATATAAATCTCAGGGCGTTGAAATTAACGATAAGCATATTGAAGTTATGGTCCGCCAGATGATGCATAAGGTCAAAGTAGAGGAAGCCGGCGATACCGACGTTCTTCCTGGTGAATATATTGATTTGAATACCTTTGAGGAAGAAAACGCCAAAGCGATTGAAGCCGGCGGCGAACCGGCTATTGCCAGGCCTATTCTGCTGGGGATTACCAAGGCATCACTGGCTACCGACTCCTTCTTGTCGGCGGCGTCTTTCCAGGAAACGACACGTGTATTGACCGAAGCTGCTATTAAAGGCAAAGTCGATCCGCTCCTGGGACTGAAAGAAAATGTAATTATCGGCAAGCTGATTCCGGCCGGCACCGGTATGAGCCGTTACCGCAACGTCCGGCTCAAACAACCGGCAGCACTATTGGAACACGAAGAATTAGCCGGTGAATAG
- a CDS encoding ribosomal L7Ae/L30e/S12e/Gadd45 family protein, producing MNSEELAGLKTANKAIGAKQTARAVEKGLAAKVYLAVDADRRVVAPLAHLCNQKAVLVDETATMSELGKACSIAVGAAAVAVLK from the coding sequence GTGAACAGTGAGGAACTTGCCGGTTTAAAGACCGCCAATAAAGCCATTGGTGCTAAACAAACAGCGCGGGCTGTGGAAAAAGGTCTGGCCGCCAAGGTGTATCTTGCGGTTGATGCTGATCGCCGGGTGGTAGCACCGCTAGCGCATCTGTGTAATCAAAAAGCTGTGTTGGTTGATGAAACAGCGACGATGAGTGAACTGGGGAAGGCCTGCAGCATTGCCGTAGGCGCTGCGGCTGTGGCTGTTTTAAAATAG
- the rpsL gene encoding 30S ribosomal protein S12, whose translation MPTISQLVRKSREQLIQKSTAPALKECPQKRGVCTRVYTTTPKKPNSALRKVARVRLTNGIEVTAYIPGIGHNLQEHSVVLIRGGRVKDLPGVRYHIVRGALDTAGVAKRSQGRSKYGAKKAVAKK comes from the coding sequence ATGCCAACAATTAGTCAGCTAGTGCGCAAAAGCCGGGAGCAACTGATTCAAAAATCGACTGCACCTGCACTTAAAGAATGTCCACAAAAACGTGGCGTATGCACGAGAGTATATACAACTACTCCGAAAAAACCGAACTCTGCACTTCGCAAAGTAGCCCGTGTACGCTTAACTAACGGCATTGAAGTAACCGCCTATATTCCGGGTATTGGTCACAATCTGCAGGAACACTCAGTTGTGCTTATCCGTGGTGGCAGGGTCAAAGATTTGCCAGGCGTACGTTATCACATTGTTCGCGGTGCTCTTGATACTGCCGGTGTTGCCAAACGCAGCCAGGGCCGTTCGAAATACGGTGCCAAAAAGGCCGTAGCTAAGAAGTAA